TTGGATTTGTATTCATTTTGGGATTCCTATTATTTTTTATTTCGCAATCTAAAAAAAATGAATCAAACATAACAACTAAATCATTTCTTCTAGAAAAAGAATTTTAATTTTCTAAAAGAAATCATTAATTTCTGTTTTTATAGATTCATAATCTGAATTAATATCTTGAATAAATTCATCAACTTCTTTTTTAATATTTTTATATTGATTAATTCTTTCTTTGCTTTTCTCATAGAAAATAGATTGAAATATTCCTGGATTTACAATCTCAATCCAATATCCTGCCAAACAATAAAACTGATTAGGAACAAAAGTTATAATATATGATTTTTTAGAATTTTTATATTGGTCAATCATTTTATTAACCAAAGCTCCTTTAGTTTTATTAGTACCAAACAAAGTAATATCCTTTGCAAAATTCTTATAATTCTGTGAAACATTTTTGTTTTTTTCTAATGCATTTCTAGAAAGTATCTTTTCAAGAGAATAACAATAATCAATTAAATTAGTATTTTCTTTTTTTGAAGGATAAACAACTATTAAAGAACTAAGAAATAAAAAAAAAGTTAAAAGTAAATTCTTAAACATGTCTAATTTCAGTTAAGTTCATTATTGCATACAAATAAAAAAGAGAATTAATAAATCGCTCTTAATTCCATTTTGAAGAATAATAATAATTTAAAAACTTAAATAAATGAACTAAAACTTTTTGAAAATATTTTAAAATTTTAGTGACTAATAAAGTATTTATCAAACAAATAAAAATTTCTCTTATAATTTAATTATGAAAAAATCTATTTTGGAAAATAAAAGTATCAAATCATTTTTAGATTTTTTTTCTAGAGCATCAATTTCTGCAATATTTATCTCATCGATACCAGGGAAAATAAATGGTTTTGAAAAAACAGTCGAATATATTTCTTCAAAAGGTATTCCTGATCCAATTTCATCTATTCTTCTAATTGGTGCGATTATATGTCTTATCTTAGGTTCGGGTTTTTTTATATTTGGAGAAAATCAAAAAATTGGTGCAGTCTTATTATTACTTTTTCTTATTCCAACAACAATAATTTTTCATGTATTCCCTTTCCATCAAAGAGCGGTGCTTATGAATCTAGGATTGATAGGTGGATTAATTATTACTGCATTAAGGGAACCAATATAATTAGCTTTATCAAATAAAGCTAAATATTTTTTTATTTCTTCGCTCTGAATTCTCATAAAAAATTTGTAATT
This window of the Prochlorococcus sp. MIT 1314 genome carries:
- a CDS encoding carbon storage regulator CsrA; translation: MFKNLLLTFFLFLSSLIVVYPSKKENTNLIDYCYSLEKILSRNALEKNKNVSQNYKNFAKDITLFGTNKTKGALVNKMIDQYKNSKKSYIITFVPNQFYCLAGYWIEIVNPGIFQSIFYEKSKERINQYKNIKKEVDEFIQDINSDYESIKTEINDFF
- a CDS encoding DoxX family protein; its protein translation is MKKSILENKSIKSFLDFFSRASISAIFISSIPGKINGFEKTVEYISSKGIPDPISSILLIGAIICLILGSGFFIFGENQKIGAVLLLLFLIPTTIIFHVFPFHQRAVLMNLGLIGGLIITALREPI